TCACAATTTTCTACAACCTTTGAGGTGAAATCTTTAAGTAATTCAGGATTTTTTAGAAGAGCCTGTCCACAACCCGCTTGAACCAATTCCTGCTGTCTACAGTGGGCATTTATTTCTATTATGTCGAGTTCTGGGATATTGGATATATTTATGATAGGGTCTGGAGTGCTTGCACGAAGATTAACAGATACTAGGCCTTTGTAATCATTGTTATTTTTGATAATTTTAATTTCATTGGTTATATGTTGTTCTAAATCATTTTTAGCAATATCAAATTCCGGTCTGCCTCGTTTGATTATTTTCAATCCTGCCTTTATAGATTGTTGATCTGCATTGTAACCTCCAACGGTTAAAATATCAAAACCATA
This sequence is a window from Methanobacterium sp. SMA-27. Protein-coding genes within it:
- a CDS encoding MJ0144 family RNA dihydrouridine synthase-like protein — protein: MAGITDGKFCNKMAIYGFDILTVGGYNADQQSIKAGLKIIKRGRPEFDIAKNDLEQHITNEIKIIKNNNDYKGLVSVNLRASTPDPIINISNIPELDIIEINAHCRQQELVQAGCGQALLKNPELLKDFTSKVVENCDKKVSVKMRANVPGVDNVMVAKAINDAGADFIHVDAMKPGFDCADYGVIESIRKNVDVFIIGNNSIKDLMSARNMLSAGANGFSIARAAINGTLPFDLSMV